From the genome of Scytonema hofmannii PCC 7110, one region includes:
- a CDS encoding ferredoxin thioredoxin reductase catalytic beta subunit, giving the protein MMSPEVNTKSTEHSLEAMRHFSEQYAKRTDTYFCSEPSVTAVVIEGLAKHKDELGAPLCPCRHYEDKEAEVKATFWNCPCVPMRERKECHCMLFLTPDNEFAGEQQEISLDTIKEIRETMA; this is encoded by the coding sequence ATGATGTCACCAGAGGTTAACACAAAATCCACCGAGCACAGCTTGGAGGCAATGAGGCATTTTTCAGAACAATACGCAAAGCGCACAGACACTTACTTTTGTTCTGAACCTTCTGTAACTGCAGTTGTGATTGAAGGACTTGCCAAGCACAAAGACGAACTGGGAGCACCCTTGTGTCCCTGTCGCCACTATGAAGACAAAGAAGCCGAAGTCAAAGCCACTTTTTGGAATTGTCCGTGCGTACCAATGCGAGAGCGCAAAGAGTGCCATTGTATGCTATTTCTCACTCCAGACAATGAATTTGCTGGGGAACAACAAGAAATCTCTTTAGACACCATTAAAGAAATCAGAGAGACCATGGCGTAA
- a CDS encoding DUF58 domain-containing protein → MKIIKNITNWLETRACAPAFSGWVLIGIAICFFGAGINTMAGWLYVISGVSSALLGLAAILPPRSLLGLVVKRLPIEPVTAGDDLTVELEIFNQARQPVTLLQIQDMLPFVLGKPIQKSIERIPDGDRYRWVYHQPTQRRGIFRWQTVELGTGAPLGLFWCRRLREAAVMAIVYPKVLPLTTCPLIDEMGDEDSKRGDPRGRPLQTATQGLTRCLRPYRIGDPIRLIHWRTSARYGELRVRELEVITGGQEIIIAIDSAGNWNEENFEQAVIAAASLYFYAHRQQVPLALWTASTGIIRGQRVVQEALAAIASHEDACLQPPHSPLIWLTQNSLTLSSLPNGSRWILWQDVSTVQEQVIVNKDYPGIQIDAQQPLQTQLQKSIR, encoded by the coding sequence ATGAAAATTATTAAAAACATTACTAACTGGTTAGAAACCCGCGCTTGTGCTCCTGCATTCAGTGGTTGGGTTTTAATAGGAATTGCTATTTGTTTTTTTGGGGCTGGCATTAATACAATGGCAGGGTGGCTTTACGTCATTAGCGGTGTCAGTTCTGCTTTGTTAGGCTTAGCCGCGATTTTACCACCGCGATCGCTTTTGGGTTTAGTTGTCAAGCGTCTTCCTATCGAACCAGTGACAGCAGGCGACGATCTCACAGTTGAATTGGAAATCTTCAATCAAGCACGGCAACCTGTCACCTTGTTGCAAATCCAGGATATGCTGCCCTTCGTTTTAGGAAAACCCATACAGAAATCCATTGAAAGAATTCCTGATGGCGATCGCTATCGCTGGGTATACCACCAACCCACACAACGCCGGGGAATTTTTCGCTGGCAAACAGTCGAACTGGGAACTGGTGCTCCCTTGGGACTGTTTTGGTGTCGGCGTTTGCGAGAGGCTGCTGTCATGGCAATTGTTTATCCCAAAGTCCTACCCCTCACCACTTGTCCCCTCATAGATGAAATGGGAGATGAAGACAGTAAAAGAGGCGATCCCCGTGGTAGACCTTTACAAACAGCAACCCAAGGATTAACTCGCTGCCTTCGTCCTTACCGTATAGGCGACCCCATTCGTCTGATCCATTGGCGCACCAGTGCCCGTTACGGAGAGTTACGGGTGCGCGAGTTAGAAGTCATCACAGGTGGGCAAGAAATTATTATCGCTATTGATAGTGCAGGCAACTGGAACGAAGAGAATTTTGAACAAGCCGTCATTGCAGCAGCATCACTGTACTTTTACGCACATCGGCAGCAAGTGCCGCTAGCATTGTGGACAGCATCGACAGGCATAATTAGAGGTCAAAGAGTCGTTCAGGAAGCCCTAGCTGCGATCGCATCTCATGAAGATGCTTGTTTACAACCTCCCCACTCCCCCCTCATTTGGCTCACACAAAACTCGTTAACACTTTCTTCATTACCCAACGGCAGTCGTTGGATATTGTGGCAAGATGTTTCTACGGTACAAGAACAAGTTATTGTAAATAAAGATTACCCTGGCATACAGATAGACGCTCAACAACCACTCCAAACCCAGTTGCAAAAATCCATTAGATAG
- the lptB gene encoding LPS export ABC transporter ATP-binding protein, with the protein MKIVLENVHKSYGKRVIVNRVNISVAQGEIVGLLGPNGAGKTTTFYIATGLEKPDRGTVWLDKIDVTPLPMHKRARLGIGYLAQEASIFRQLTVRENILLVLEQTNVPRWEWTRRLDTLLQEFRLEKVAKSKGIQLSGGERRRTELARALAAGKEGPSFLLLDEPFAGVDPIAVSEIQEIVARLSDRNMGILITDHNVRETLAITDRGYIMREGQILASGTSDELYKNPLVRQYYLGDNFQV; encoded by the coding sequence GTGAAAATTGTCTTAGAAAATGTTCATAAATCTTATGGCAAGCGAGTCATTGTCAATCGCGTCAACATTTCGGTTGCCCAAGGAGAAATCGTTGGTTTACTCGGTCCTAATGGCGCAGGTAAAACGACGACTTTTTACATAGCGACAGGTTTGGAAAAGCCAGATCGGGGAACGGTCTGGTTAGATAAAATAGATGTGACTCCACTACCAATGCACAAAAGGGCGCGGTTGGGCATTGGATATCTTGCACAGGAAGCCAGTATTTTTCGTCAACTCACTGTACGGGAAAATATTTTGTTGGTACTGGAACAAACTAATGTGCCTCGTTGGGAGTGGACGCGGAGACTAGATACGTTACTTCAAGAGTTTCGTTTGGAAAAAGTCGCTAAAAGCAAAGGAATTCAACTTTCTGGCGGTGAAAGACGCCGAACGGAATTGGCACGGGCTTTGGCTGCAGGAAAAGAAGGACCCTCATTTTTACTTTTAGATGAACCGTTTGCTGGAGTCGATCCCATTGCCGTCTCAGAAATTCAGGAAATTGTGGCTCGACTGAGCGATCGCAATATGGGTATCCTAATTACAGACCATAATGTCCGCGAAACTCTTGCCATTACAGATCGCGGTTATATTATGCGTGAAGGACAGATTCTTGCTTCTGGCACATCTGATGAACTTTACAAAAATCCTTTAGTGCGTCAGTACTATTTAGGAGATAATTTCCAGGTATAG
- the iscB gene encoding RNA-guided endonuclease IscB gives MSKVFVLDTEKRPLDPIHPAQARQLLRNGKAAVFRKFPFTLILKVTFKTENPVQPLRLKIDPGAKTTGLAIVNDATGEVVFAAELQHRGFQIRESLTSRRQLRRSRRNRKTRYRQPQKHEWFRKGKKKPVPKQRRTWLAPSLMSRVHNINTWVEKLRKLALISEISQELVKFDTQLMRNPEVCGQEYQQGTLAGYETREYLLEKWKRCCAYCGKKDVPLQIEHIHCRAKGGGNSITNLTLSCEKCNTKKGTKDIKDFLKKDPERLEEILAQAKRPLADTAAVNSTRFRLLEVLKATGNPVETGSGGLTKFNRTNQELEKTHWIDAACVGKSTPEKLTIKGVKPLLIKACGHGTRQSCRTNKYGFPIRHCERKKIHFGFQTGDIVKAIVTKGKKVGEYVGRIATRATGSFNISTKDSLVEGISYKYCTTIHKKDGYNYVH, from the coding sequence ATGTCCAAAGTATTTGTTTTAGATACAGAAAAAAGACCCCTTGACCCGATTCATCCAGCACAAGCAAGACAACTTTTAAGAAATGGTAAAGCAGCAGTCTTTCGGAAATTTCCATTTACCCTCATTTTGAAAGTCACTTTCAAAACTGAAAACCCAGTTCAACCTCTAAGATTAAAGATTGACCCTGGTGCTAAAACTACTGGATTAGCAATAGTTAACGATGCAACAGGAGAAGTTGTATTTGCTGCTGAACTACAGCACAGAGGTTTTCAAATTCGAGAATCCCTTACTTCAAGAAGGCAATTACGTAGGAGTAGAAGAAATCGCAAAACCCGTTATCGCCAACCTCAAAAACACGAATGGTTTAGAAAGGGCAAGAAAAAACCAGTTCCCAAACAACGGAGAACATGGTTAGCGCCAAGTTTAATGAGCAGAGTTCATAACATTAACACATGGGTTGAGAAGTTAAGAAAACTTGCACTAATATCTGAGATTTCTCAAGAATTAGTTAAGTTTGACACTCAATTAATGCGAAATCCAGAAGTCTGTGGTCAAGAGTACCAACAAGGAACTTTAGCAGGTTACGAAACTAGAGAATACCTTTTAGAAAAATGGAAAAGATGTTGTGCCTATTGTGGCAAGAAAGATGTACCTTTACAGATTGAGCATATTCATTGTCGAGCTAAAGGAGGAGGTAACTCAATAACGAATCTCACCTTAAGTTGTGAGAAATGTAATACTAAAAAAGGGACTAAAGACATCAAAGACTTTCTTAAAAAAGACCCAGAGAGGCTAGAGGAAATTCTAGCACAAGCTAAAAGACCGTTAGCTGATACGGCTGCTGTTAATTCAACAAGATTTAGATTGTTAGAAGTTTTAAAAGCTACTGGTAACCCGGTAGAAACAGGAAGTGGTGGATTAACGAAGTTCAACCGAACTAATCAAGAACTAGAAAAAACGCATTGGATTGATGCAGCGTGTGTGGGTAAGTCCACTCCAGAAAAACTAACAATTAAAGGAGTTAAACCGTTGTTAATTAAAGCTTGTGGACATGGCACAAGACAATCTTGTAGAACCAACAAATACGGATTTCCAATACGTCATTGTGAAAGAAAAAAAATACACTTTGGATTTCAAACTGGCGACATAGTAAAAGCCATTGTCACCAAAGGTAAAAAAGTTGGTGAGTATGTTGGTAGAATCGCAACTCGTGCAACAGGAAGTTTTAATATTTCAACTAAAGATTCTCTTGTGGAAGGAATTAGCTACAAATATTGCACAACAATTCACAAAAAGGACGGTTACAATTATGTACATTAA
- a CDS encoding type IV pilus twitching motility protein PilT, producing the protein MDDDLMSRFKNPKQPHLPPPPPNHPLLQKVNQVQRNAISIQQLVRDAYNQHASDIHIRVGEVPRFRIRGEMISYEKAEKVSPKMFEEYLEEILSPSARQRFAETKELDTAVFYPGFLRCRVNCFETLSGGAMVLRLITLQVPSIESLGLPPVLKYMISQKQGLILVTGPTGSGKSTTLAAMIRHLNETAQKHIITIEDPIEYVHASQKSLISQREVGLHTNEFHQALRSVLREDPDVILVGEMRDRITVDTALKAAQTGHLVLGTLHTKNAIGSINRLLNIYNPEEQAAMRVQIVDSLVAIVAQQLLPTTDNRRVAALEILINTPAMQDYLLKGEEVEAFQLIESSTSEGMQVMNHALCELMLTGQISIEDAVSASPDFGDLRRRARNGGLDPAQSAKRDFNLSYRG; encoded by the coding sequence ATGGATGACGATTTAATGTCGCGGTTTAAAAACCCAAAACAACCGCATCTACCGCCACCTCCGCCAAATCACCCGCTTTTACAAAAAGTCAATCAAGTGCAAAGAAATGCCATTTCAATTCAGCAATTAGTACGCGATGCTTACAATCAGCACGCTTCTGATATTCATATTCGAGTGGGAGAAGTTCCCCGCTTTCGGATTCGGGGTGAGATGATTTCTTATGAAAAAGCAGAGAAAGTTTCACCAAAAATGTTTGAAGAGTATTTGGAAGAAATTCTCTCACCTTCTGCAAGACAAAGGTTTGCAGAAACCAAAGAATTAGACACAGCCGTTTTTTATCCTGGATTCCTGCGCTGTCGTGTCAATTGTTTTGAAACTTTAAGTGGCGGTGCGATGGTACTGCGGTTAATTACACTGCAAGTCCCTTCCATTGAGAGTTTGGGTTTACCACCAGTCCTGAAATACATGATTAGTCAAAAGCAAGGATTAATCTTGGTGACGGGACCAACTGGTTCTGGAAAGTCTACGACTTTAGCAGCAATGATTCGCCATCTCAATGAGACAGCGCAAAAACACATCATTACTATAGAAGATCCCATTGAGTACGTTCACGCTTCTCAAAAATCTCTCATCAGCCAGCGAGAAGTGGGCTTACATACTAATGAATTTCACCAAGCTTTAAGGTCGGTGTTGCGGGAAGATCCCGATGTGATTTTGGTTGGAGAAATGCGCGATCGCATCACTGTTGACACTGCATTAAAAGCCGCACAAACCGGTCACTTGGTTTTAGGAACTCTTCATACCAAAAACGCTATTGGCTCAATTAATCGCTTGCTTAACATTTACAACCCAGAAGAGCAAGCAGCCATGCGCGTGCAAATTGTTGACTCATTAGTTGCGATCGTAGCCCAACAGTTACTTCCTACAACTGATAATCGTCGCGTAGCAGCGCTAGAAATTTTAATAAATACACCAGCCATGCAGGATTACTTGCTCAAGGGTGAAGAGGTAGAGGCATTCCAACTTATAGAAAGCAGCACCAGCGAAGGAATGCAAGTGATGAATCACGCCCTGTGCGAGTTAATGCTTACCGGTCAAATTAGTATTGAGGATGCTGTCAGTGCTTCGCCCGATTTTGGTGACTTGCGCCGTCGCGCCCGCAATGGGGGTTTAGACCCGGCGCAATCTGCAAAGCGGGATTTTAACTTGAGTTATAGGGGTTAG
- a CDS encoding LptA/OstA family protein, translating to MKPHYQPQMKMRYSGLALLLSAALTSAIALPSQVQTATAQTPQTSAQQNRPLYIRGKVQEYNSKTQVATVRGDVELVYPARGIQATAAQAQYFTRERQIILSGNVYVLQEGRNSIKAETVTYLIDEGRFVATPKQGRQVESIYIVNDNNQTTAPAPATPPLKKPN from the coding sequence ATGAAGCCCCACTACCAGCCTCAAATGAAAATGCGCTATTCTGGATTAGCCTTGCTGCTGAGCGCTGCACTCACAAGTGCGATCGCATTACCCAGTCAAGTACAAACAGCTACCGCACAAACGCCTCAAACTTCTGCACAGCAAAACCGTCCTCTCTACATCCGTGGCAAAGTCCAAGAATATAACTCGAAAACACAAGTAGCAACTGTTCGCGGTGATGTAGAACTCGTCTACCCAGCCCGAGGGATTCAAGCAACCGCAGCGCAAGCACAATACTTTACTCGCGAACGTCAGATTATTCTCAGTGGTAATGTCTATGTATTGCAAGAGGGACGCAATAGTATTAAAGCTGAGACGGTAACTTATTTGATTGACGAAGGACGATTTGTTGCTACACCCAAGCAGGGTCGTCAGGTAGAATCCATTTATATCGTTAACGATAACAACCAAACTACTGCACCTGCTCCTGCAACACCACCTTTGAAGAAACCTAACTAA
- a CDS encoding LptF/LptG family permease yields the protein MAQIKSFYTFNSLLPFSLMDRYLVSELIPPFLFGVGAFTSIGVSIDVVFELIRKIVESGLPLTIAIQIFFLKMSGFIVYAFPMSTLLATLMTYSRLSSESELIALRGCGVSVYRMVLTAVMLSFVVTGLSFLFNEQIVPAANYQASQILDKALKSDQPAIVKRQNLFYPEYQKIKQEDGSKKKVLTRLFYADEFDGKQMKGLTILDRSQDGVNQIVVSESGEWNPAQNVWDFYNGTIYLVASDSSYRNILRFERQQLKLPRTALDLAQKSRDYGEMNIAQALEQLEIERLGGDEQKIRKLQVRIQQKISLPFVCVVFGLVGAAMGTIPQRTGRGTSFGISIIVIFTYYLLWFISGAMGEAAVLSPFMAAWLSNFVGLGIGLYLLSRVAQR from the coding sequence ATGGCACAAATCAAGTCTTTCTATACATTCAATTCGCTGTTACCCTTTTCGCTCATGGATCGTTACCTGGTCAGCGAATTAATACCACCATTTTTGTTTGGCGTAGGAGCATTTACATCAATTGGTGTTTCAATTGATGTTGTCTTTGAATTAATCAGAAAGATAGTTGAATCCGGGCTACCATTGACTATTGCCATTCAAATTTTCTTCCTGAAGATGTCAGGTTTCATCGTCTATGCTTTCCCCATGTCCACTTTGTTGGCTACTTTGATGACTTACAGTCGTCTTTCCAGTGAAAGCGAACTGATAGCCTTACGTGGATGCGGGGTGAGTGTTTACCGCATGGTACTGACTGCAGTGATGTTGAGTTTTGTAGTCACGGGATTATCATTTTTGTTTAACGAGCAAATTGTACCCGCAGCAAATTACCAAGCATCTCAAATTTTAGATAAGGCATTAAAGTCAGACCAACCTGCGATCGTGAAGCGACAAAATCTTTTCTACCCAGAGTACCAAAAGATCAAGCAGGAGGATGGGAGTAAGAAAAAAGTCCTGACACGCTTGTTCTACGCGGACGAATTTGATGGAAAACAAATGAAAGGTTTGACCATTCTAGACCGTTCCCAAGACGGGGTGAATCAAATCGTTGTTTCAGAATCAGGGGAATGGAATCCGGCTCAGAATGTATGGGATTTTTACAACGGGACTATTTATCTAGTTGCTTCAGATAGCTCATACCGCAATATTCTACGGTTTGAACGCCAACAACTGAAATTACCGCGTACAGCGTTGGATTTGGCACAGAAAAGCCGAGATTATGGTGAGATGAACATAGCCCAAGCCTTGGAACAACTGGAAATTGAACGTTTGGGCGGTGATGAGCAAAAAATTCGCAAACTCCAAGTTCGGATTCAACAGAAAATCTCCTTACCCTTTGTCTGTGTTGTTTTTGGATTGGTAGGTGCAGCGATGGGAACAATACCACAACGAACTGGTAGAGGAACAAGTTTTGGTATTAGCATTATAGTTATTTTCACTTACTATTTATTGTGGTTTATCAGTGGTGCAATGGGGGAAGCTGCTGTTCTTTCTCCGTTTATGGCTGCTTGGTTGTCAAATTTCGTAG
- a CDS encoding DUF309 domain-containing protein yields MNERMPEEFWQGVEQFNTGQYYDCHDTLEALWIEATEPEKTFYQGILQIAVALYHLGNNNLRGAAILLGEGSNRLRRYPSDYGDIDVDELLDRSAALLTKLQQAQLEKIAAFNLSQEETSLLPRIIRIRSGE; encoded by the coding sequence ATGAACGAAAGAATGCCCGAAGAGTTTTGGCAAGGTGTAGAGCAGTTTAATACGGGGCAGTATTATGACTGCCATGACACTTTAGAGGCTTTGTGGATTGAAGCAACAGAGCCAGAAAAAACTTTTTATCAAGGCATTCTGCAAATTGCGGTAGCACTCTATCATTTGGGTAACAATAACTTACGGGGAGCAGCGATTTTGCTTGGAGAAGGCAGCAATCGCCTGCGACGTTACCCATCGGATTATGGCGACATTGATGTGGACGAATTATTAGATCGGAGTGCGGCACTACTGACGAAATTACAACAAGCACAGCTAGAAAAGATTGCCGCTTTTAACTTGAGTCAAGAGGAAACCTCGCTTCTACCCCGGATTATAAGAATAAGGAGTGGGGAGTAG